A stretch of Triticum aestivum cultivar Chinese Spring chromosome 1D, IWGSC CS RefSeq v2.1, whole genome shotgun sequence DNA encodes these proteins:
- the LOC123182266 gene encoding ubiquitin-conjugating enzyme E2 7: MAAPPSQASLLLQKQLRDLAKNPVDGFSAGLVDDGNVFEWQVTIIGPPETLYDGGYFNAVMTFPQDYPNSPPSVRFTSEMWHPNVYPDGRVCISILHPPGDDPNGYELASERWTPVHTVESIVLSIISMLSSPNDESPANIEAAKDWREKRAEFKKKVRSLVRKSQEML; encoded by the exons ATGGCGGCCCCCCCGAGCCAGGCGAGCCTCCTGCTCCAGAAGCAGCTCCGAG ATCTAGCGAAGAACCCCGTGGACGGGTTCTCGGCGGGGCTGGTGGACGACGGCAACGTGTTTGAGTGGCAGGTCACCATCATCGGCCCGCCCGAAACATTATA TGATGGAGGCTACTTCAATGCAGTAATGACCTTTCCTCAGGATTATCCCAACAGTCCTCCATCAGTAAGGTTTACTTCTGAGATGTGGCATCCAAACG TCTATCCTGATGGGCGTGTGTGCATTTCTATTCTTCATCCACCTGGTGATGATCCCAATGGTTACGAGCTTGCAAGTGAACGGTGGACACCTGTGCACACA GTTGAGAGTATAGTTTTGAGCATTATTTCGATGCTCTCTAGTCCAAACGATGAGTCTCCAGCAAATATTGAAGCGGCT AAGGACTGGAGAGAAAAGAGGGCCGAGTTCAAGAAAAAGGTGAGGAGCCTTGTTCGCAAATCTCAGGAAATGCTCTGA